A window of the Dryobates pubescens isolate bDryPub1 chromosome 36, bDryPub1.pri, whole genome shotgun sequence genome harbors these coding sequences:
- the FAM187A gene encoding Ig-like V-type domain-containing protein FAM187A encodes MELRLPGAALLLCLVDVLQAFASEEMGDGFRRAACPAFLMFDNAAYLADMTFELPCHCKPQEVSSVTWYFLEKMGSRRTTVLTDFAGTVLVDSSHVGAGSAVLQRFSIRMFSLVVFRAQVSDSGHYLCGTEEGHYFYGYDVDVQPTSRIRVTFVDRGQHVRLDHAGKLFRLFTTFWAWSRCDRCGVRGEQRRIGLCYLQSAQLHPRYRTAVPNVTSCGSRAVPARFRRPLRLRGPEVAIRSCLTPCPKEQAPEEGTQAISNVIASLGEGPWRPRVPTQFHRQSAGSSLILACPGARPEHAVAWDRGSVRLYRSRYLRGVNGTMRIFIDHGNHLHLRRVRVGDRGTYYCWRQGRLVAAFRLSIAHPTRRRRAFDDPETIYAAKAIGIGYGLITIVFILIHLCRCLWRVLRGPARR; translated from the coding sequence ATGGAGctgaggctgccaggggctgcccttctcctctgcctggtggatgtTCTCCAAGCTTTTGCAAGCGAAGAGATGGGAGATGGCTTCAGGAGAGCAGCCTGTCCCGCCTTCCTCATGTTCGACAACGCCGCTTACTTGGCCGACATGACCTTCGAGCTCCCCTGCCACTGCAAGCCCCAGGAGGTCTCCTCTGTCACTTGGTACTTCCTGGAGAAGATGGGCAGCCGCAGGACCACGGTGCTGACAGACTTTGCGGGCACCGTGCTGGTGGACTCCAGCCACGTGGGCGCGGGCAGCGCCGTGCTGCAGCGCTTCAGCATCCGCATGTTCAGCCTCGTCGTCTTCCGGGCGCAGGTGAGCGACTCGGGGCACTACCTGTGCGGCACGGAGGAGGGGCACTACTTCTACGGCTACGACGTGGACGTGCAGCCCACCAGCCGCATCAGGGTGACCTTCGTGGACAGGGGCCAGCACGTCCGCCTCGACCACGCGGGGAAGCTCTTCAGGCTCTTCACCACCTTCTGGGCCTGGAGCCGCTGCGACCGCTGCGGGGTGAGGGGCGAGCAGCGGCGGATTGGCCTCTGCTACCTGCAGAGCGCCCAGCTGCACCCGCGCTACCGCACCGCCGTGCCCAACGTCACCTCCTGCGGCTCCAGGGCCGTCCCCGCGCGCTTCCGGCGCCCCCTCCGCCTCCGCGGCCCCGAGGTGGCCATCCGGAGCTGCCTGACCCCTTGCCCGAAGGAGCAGGCGCCCGAGGAGGGCACCCAGGCCATCTCCAACGTCATCGCCAGCCTGGGCGAGGGGCCCTGGCGGCCGCGCGTGCCCACCCAGTTCCACCGGCAGAGCGCGGGGAGCAGCCTGATCCTCGCCTGCCCGGGGGCCCGGCCCGAGCACGCCGTGGCCTGGGACCGGGGCTCGGTGCGGCTCTACCGCTCGCGGTACCTGCGCGGCGTCAACGGCACCATGAGGATCTTCATCGACCACGGGAACCACCTGCACCTGCGGCGGGTGCGGGTCGGCGACAGGGGCACCTACTACTGCTGGCGCCAGGGCCGGCTGGTGGCCGCCTTCCGGCTCAGCATCGCCCACCCCACGCGGCGCCGGCGAGCCTTCGACGACCCCGAGACCATCTACGCCGCCAAGGCCATCGGCATCGGCTACGGCCTCATCACCATCGTCTTCATCCTCATCCACCTGTGCCGCTGCCTCTGGAGGGTGCTCAGGGGCCCTGCCAGGAGGTAG